Part of the Maridesulfovibrio sp. genome, ATAACCTTTCTGAATGCACCAATGAAGGTGGCAAAATTCTTGTGGTAAGCAAGGGAGCCGCTTTCTCAGGAAGAGTCGTGAACTATGCTGTTGAAATGGCAGCCAGAACTCAAAGCAGCCTTATCGCTTTGAATCTGGATGAAAGAGGTTCAAATTTCAGTGATTTCTGTTCCCAATCAGAACAGAACATCACACATTTCTCTGCAAAAGCAGAGGAAGCAGGTCTCCTTTTCGCCCATGTTGTAAAACAAGGCGCTGAAGATTCCGTTGTGGCCGAACTGCACCATCAGGACGAAAAACTTCGCTATGTAATGGAAGACAACGCTCGCAACAAATCAGCAAGCGCGGCTATTCCCGTATATACGCGAGCGACACTTAGAGTCGGGTAACCCCGGACTTTTTTGCTGTTTCAAAGAGAAAAGGGATACTTATGACTCCAGAAATTCTTCTAGTAATGGCAGTACTGGCCTTCGCGGTACTGCTTTTCATATTCGAATGGGTGAGGGTCGACGTAGTCGGCATCATCATGATGGTTTTACTGCCCCTGCTCGGGCTTGTTACACCTAAACAGGCTATCAGCGGCTTAAGCAGTAACGCCGTCGTCTCCATCATTGCGGTAATCATCATCGGAGCCGGACTGGACAAGACCGGCGTGATGAACTCCCTAGCCCGGGTTATCCTTAAATTTGCAGGAAAAAGCGAAACCCGGATCATGTCACTCATAGCCGGGACTGTAGCCTTGATTTCAGGCTTTATGCAGAATATCGGGGCCGCCGCCCTGTTCCTGCCTGCGGCCAAACGCATCGGCAACCAGACCGGAGTTCCTGTTGGCAGACTGCTCATGCCTATGGGATTCTGCGCCATCATCGGCGGCTGCCTGACCCTTGTTGGCTCCAGCCCCCTCATCCTGCTCAACGACCTCATGATTGTAGGCGGCAAGCATTACGAACCCTTCGGAATGTTCGGGGTAACCCCCATCGGCATATGTCTTCTTGTTGCCGCACTTATTTATTTCGTTATTCTGGGCCGTTTTATCCTGCCCAGCAAAAACGTAGATGAAGCCTCAGGTCCCATGTCGGAACTGCTCGCCAACACATACGGCGGCATCGGTTCCCTGTATGAGATGCATGTTCCTGAAACATGGACTTGCGACCACGATCTCATGAACCTTGAGCTGCGGCCCATATATTTTTCAACCATTGTCGCCATTGCACGCGAACGCGGCAAGAACCACAAGATCGCCCCGGATGCACATGAAGTAATCCTGCCCGGTGACCATCTTGCAGTGGTCGGCCCGATCGAATCTGTGCAGCGCATGGCTGCTGACTACGGCTGGTCTCTTAAGGATGATCTTGAAACCTTTGCCGAGGAACTTTCACCCAACAATGCCGGACTCATGGAAGGTATCATCACCCCCCGCTCCGAACTTGTAGGTGAAACCCTGCGCACACTGGGCATCCGGAACCGCTTTCAGGTTTCCCCGATAGCTATTTTCAGGGGTGAGAAGCTGTTCATCAGCGGGTTGACCGACCTGCGCCTTGAATCCGGTGACGCGTTGTTGCTTCATGGCCGCTGGGAAATGTTCCACATGCTCAAAGACCGTCCGGACTTTGTCTTCACCGAAGAGGTAAAAGGCGAAATCCTGCGCACAGAAAAGGCCAAACTGGCTCTCATGTGGCTGGCGGTATCGCTGTTCATGATCCTCGGCCTGCACATCCAGCTCTCAATCGCCCTGCTGACCGGTGCACTGGGAATGGTCCTGACCAAAGTCCTGAGCATTGATGAGGCTTACCAGTCTGTTGACTGGATGACCGTATTCCTGCTCGGCGGGCTTATTCCGCTGGGTATGGCTTTTGAAAACACCGGAGCTGCAAAATACATTGCCGACACCATCATGGCCGCACTGGGACAACCCTCGGCCCTGATCCTGCTGACTGTAATCGGAGCGCTGACCTCGTTCTTCACTCTGGTTGCATCAAACGTCGGCGCAACAGTCCTTCTGGTGCCCCTGTCCATGAACATGGCGCTGAACGCAGGAGTTGATCCGCGTATTGCAGCCCTGACCGTGGCCGTTGCAGCTTCGAACACCTTCGTTCTGCCCACCCATCAGGTCAACGCCCTGATCATGCGCCCCGGAGGATACAAAACAATCGACTACGTTCGTGCCGGGACCGGTATGACCATCCTGTATATGGCCGTCATGATCTCCGCTCTGATGTTACTTTATTAGCACTGAGCCAGTGCGGTTCATAAATATGAACCGTAGAGCAAACTATAGGACCTTACGCTAGCACTCCCCCGGAGGAAGATCCGTCCAGCAAATTTATGGATCTTCCTCCTCCTAACGGGAATCTACCCTTAACCTATACCGGAATTAAGCACGACAACCGGATATTGCCGCGCGATATCCGGCATGAATTTTTTAAAAGGAGATTCTGATGCAGCAGACATTCCTGCAATCACTCGGAACCAACTTCCTCGGCCATGCTCCAAAATGGTACAAGCAAGTTATTCTGGCCTTTCTGATCATCAATCCCATACTCATGTTCACAGCCGGACCACAGGTTGCAGGCTGGGCGCTGATTGCCGAATTCATTTTCACACTGGCAATGGCACTGAAATGCTACCCCCTGCCCGCCGGCGGACTGCTGGCAATTGAAGCTGTCGTCATGGGCCTGACTTCAACAGAGACCATCTACCACGAAGCACTGAACAACTTTGAAGTTATCCTGCTGCTTATCTTCATGGTTGCGGGTATCTATTTCATGAAGGAATTCCTACAATTCACCTTTACCCGCATTCTGGTCCGGGTTCACTCCAAAATTGCTATCTCGCTGATGTTCTGCTTTGCCGGAGCATTCCTCTCTGCATTTCTGGACGCCCTCACAGTTACTGCGGTCATCATTGCCGTAGCCTACAGTTTCTACAATATCTACCACAGGTTTGCCTCCGGCAAGACCCTGCATTGCGAGCACGACCTCTGCAGCGATCAGGCGGTAATTGAAAAGAACCGCTCAGACCTGAAAGAGTTCCGGGCCTTCCTGCGCAACCTGATGATGCACGGAGCAGTAGGAACCGCATTAGGCGGAGTATGTACGCTGGTTGGTGAACCCCAGAACCTGCTTATCGGCGGTGAGATGGGCTGGCATTTTGTGGAATTCTTTCTGGAAGTCATGCCCGTATCAATGCCTGTACTGGCAGTAGGGCTGCTGACCTGTATGACCGTGGAAAAATTTCATCTTTTCGGCTATGGCGCAAAGCTGCCCGGAAACATCCGTTCACACCTGCTTGAAACAGCGGTAAAAATGGAAGAAAAACAGGGACAGGCGGGTAAAACCAGACTGATCATCCAATCCCTGACCGGTGTCTGGCTGGTTGTGGCTCTTGCTTTCCACCTTGCAGCAGTAGGTATCATCGGACTTTCCGTCATCATCTTCCTTACTTCCATGAACGGTTACATCGAAGAACACCAGCTTGGTAAGGCTTTTGAAGAAGCACTTCCTTTTACTGCCCTGCTGGTCGTATTCTTCTCCATTGTAGCTGTCATTCATGATCAGGAAATATTCCACCCGATCATTGAATTCGTTCTCAGCATGCAAGGACATACACAGCTTGCAGCATACTACATTGCCAACGGATTGCTCTCCGCAATCTCAGACAACGTATTTGTTGCTACTGTCTATATATCGGAAACAAAACTTCACTTTATCAAACTGCTGGGGACTCTCCCTGACATCGGTATGAGCGCTCAGGCTCTGATGGAAAAGCTTACCGATCCTCATCTGGCGAGGATCGATGTTGTCGCAGGCATGCCTCAGGCTACCGCTACGAAAGTACTTGAAACCATGCATCACTTCGACAAGCTGGCCGTTGCCATTAACACTGGAACCAACATCCCCAGTGTGGCGACCCCTAACGGTCAGGCAGCCTTCCTCTTTCTCCTGACATCCGCTCTTGCTCCGGTTATACGCCTCTCATATGGCCGGATGGTAATGCTGGCATTACCATACACCATCACAATGTCCCTGACCGGCCTCGCGGCAGTTAATTACTTCTTGTAAACTGCCGCGCCGCACTTAAGCGGCACCCCTTTTTCTCCGGCAGACTCTCCACTGCCGGGGAAAGAAGGGGGAAGAACTCTTCCATATCTCAAAACGTTCCGACATTAAGCCTGCCACACAGGTTGATCCCCAGACACAACTCTGCGGGCGCTTTGTCACGCATGAAGACATTCCTTGTCCTTAATTGTCCGCAGCGGAGACTGACCGCAGGTGGAGGAGGGACGGAAACCCGCTATTTTCAATCTCCGCTGCATCCGGACAACATTTTTCAAAACAGAATCCGCTGATAAGTTCTTTCCGGGATAAATACTGTATTCCGAACGGACGGACTCCGGGGTAACAGAAGGCATAACCACGTTGGCTCCGGCCTCAAGCCCCTGCTCCCGTCCATTTGCAACCAGAGCATCCAAGGCGCTGGTTGCCGGGATATTAACCTTCGGATTCATGATCCGCACCAGCGCCGTTGCCCGCAAAGCTTCATCGAGACTTCCAGCCCAAAAACGGCCTAGAGGTGTATCCGGATGCGGAATAAACGGACCCACCGCTATCATATCCAGCGGCAATAAACTCAGTCGCCACAAATCCTCAGCCAGAATTTCCGGAGTCATGCCGGGTAAGCCTGTAATCAGACCGGAACCAGCTTCATAACCAAGGCTGCATAATGTTTCCAAACGTGCAAGACGTTCGGAGACACTCTGTCCGGGCCGGAGTCGGGCGTGCAGTTCACTGTTGAAGGTCTCCATTTTCAAGAGATAACGGTCTGCTCCGCAATCCCGCCAGTATTTATATGTATCGCGGTCATGATCGCCAAGGCACAGGGTTACCGATACATCGGCATAAGCCTTGATGGATTGAACGATCTCTCCGATGAAACGCGGATCCATATTTTTATCATCGCCTGACTGCAGGACCACAGTTCCCAGCCCCGCATCAATGGCGCAGCGGGCAGCTGAGAGAATTGAGTCCGCATCAAGGGAATAACGCTCCACTTGTCCGTTGCAGCAGCGAAGTCCGCAATAATGGCAGTTCTTGCGGCACTTGTTGGAGAATTCAACAACTCCGCGCTGAAAAACATCATCACCGAACACGGAATTACGGATTCCACGGGCTTGGGCAAATAACGCTTCAGGATTATCCGCCTTAAGGGCGTGCAATATTTCTTTTACGGTCATAAATGATATCGTCGAGCTAATCGGCCTGCGAATGAATCAAAGATACAAATCCCGCTCACCGTTTTCGATACGGTTAAGCCTATCTGCAACAGCAGCCCTGCGTTTTTCGGCAAGTCTTTCCAGCTCATGGCTGATCAGCGAAATGCCCAGCTCCTGCGTTTCCGCCTGGGCGTAATCCAGCAGGTATTCCTTGAAAGTCAGCAGAGCATTGGGATGGCAGAATTCCTGAATGAACCCTTTCTTTGCCAGCTCCATGAAGTGTTCTCCGGTCCTGCCAGCACGATAGCAGGCAGTGCACCATGAAGGTACATAGCCATGCTCAACAATCTCTCCGATAACCTCTTCAAGACTGCGGTTATCTCCGATGCAGAATTGCTGCACATCCGGGCGGTCATAGTCTTGATCGCTGTACGCACCGGGATAAGTTCGAGATCCGGCACTGAGCTGCGAGATTCCGAGGTCGAGCAGTTCACGGCGCATTTCCCGGTTCTCGCGGGTACTGAGAATCAGCCCGGTATAAGGAACTGCAAGACGCAGCACAGCAACCAGCCGTTTGAACTGCTCATCAGAAATCTGGTAAGGCGGATTAAAGGCTATCTCGGCATTAAGGGCCGGTTCCAGCCGGGGAAAAGAGAGGGTATGCGGACCCACTCCGAACCTTGATTCCAGTTCTGCGGCATGGGCAAGTAAGGCAATGGTATCAAAACGGTAGTCATAAAGCCCAAGCAGCGTACCCATACCGACATCATCGATGCCCGCTTCCATGGCCCGATGCATGGCATGCAAACGCCAGAGGTAATCTTTCTTGTATCCGGTAGGATGAAGTTCGGCATAAGTTTCACGGTGATAGGTTTCCTGAAAGCACTGATAGGTACCGATACCCACCTCGTGCAGTTTACGGAATCCTTCAACATCCAGAGGGGCGCAGTTGATGTTCACCCGCCTGATTTCGCCGCTCTTTTCCGAAACAGTGTCATATACATTGCGGACGGTTTCAGCTATCCACTCAGCGCCGAATTTGGGATGCTCACCGTAAACCAGAAGCAGCCGTTTATGACCCTGATTTTCCAGCACGGTAACTTCCTGCCGGATTTCATCAGCACTCAGGGTCCGGCGAAGCAACTCCTTATTCGTGTCTTTGAATCCGCAATAGGCACAACGGTTACCGCACTCGTTGGTCACATAGAGCGGAGCAAACAGCACCAGACGATT contains:
- the hydE gene encoding [FeFe] hydrogenase H-cluster radical SAM maturase HydE, translating into MTVKEILHALKADNPEALFAQARGIRNSVFGDDVFQRGVVEFSNKCRKNCHYCGLRCCNGQVERYSLDADSILSAARCAIDAGLGTVVLQSGDDKNMDPRFIGEIVQSIKAYADVSVTLCLGDHDRDTYKYWRDCGADRYLLKMETFNSELHARLRPGQSVSERLARLETLCSLGYEAGSGLITGLPGMTPEILAEDLWRLSLLPLDMIAVGPFIPHPDTPLGRFWAGSLDEALRATALVRIMNPKVNIPATSALDALVANGREQGLEAGANVVMPSVTPESVRSEYSIYPGKNLSADSVLKNVVRMQRRLKIAGFRPSSTCGQSPLRTIKDKECLHA
- a CDS encoding SLC13 family permease — its product is MTPEILLVMAVLAFAVLLFIFEWVRVDVVGIIMMVLLPLLGLVTPKQAISGLSSNAVVSIIAVIIIGAGLDKTGVMNSLARVILKFAGKSETRIMSLIAGTVALISGFMQNIGAAALFLPAAKRIGNQTGVPVGRLLMPMGFCAIIGGCLTLVGSSPLILLNDLMIVGGKHYEPFGMFGVTPIGICLLVAALIYFVILGRFILPSKNVDEASGPMSELLANTYGGIGSLYEMHVPETWTCDHDLMNLELRPIYFSTIVAIARERGKNHKIAPDAHEVILPGDHLAVVGPIESVQRMAADYGWSLKDDLETFAEELSPNNAGLMEGIITPRSELVGETLRTLGIRNRFQVSPIAIFRGEKLFISGLTDLRLESGDALLLHGRWEMFHMLKDRPDFVFTEEVKGEILRTEKAKLALMWLAVSLFMILGLHIQLSIALLTGALGMVLTKVLSIDEAYQSVDWMTVFLLGGLIPLGMAFENTGAAKYIADTIMAALGQPSALILLTVIGALTSFFTLVASNVGATVLLVPLSMNMALNAGVDPRIAALTVAVAASNTFVLPTHQVNALIMRPGGYKTIDYVRAGTGMTILYMAVMISALMLLY
- the hydG gene encoding [FeFe] hydrogenase H-cluster radical SAM maturase HydG yields the protein MKPDSTGLMDFIDGEKIWETVNSTPRTDAAQVQDILDKAVQAKGLSLEETARLLQVEDPELNESIFETARKVKQGIYGNRLVLFAPLYVTNECGNRCAYCGFKDTNKELLRRTLSADEIRQEVTVLENQGHKRLLLVYGEHPKFGAEWIAETVRNVYDTVSEKSGEIRRVNINCAPLDVEGFRKLHEVGIGTYQCFQETYHRETYAELHPTGYKKDYLWRLHAMHRAMEAGIDDVGMGTLLGLYDYRFDTIALLAHAAELESRFGVGPHTLSFPRLEPALNAEIAFNPPYQISDEQFKRLVAVLRLAVPYTGLILSTRENREMRRELLDLGISQLSAGSRTYPGAYSDQDYDRPDVQQFCIGDNRSLEEVIGEIVEHGYVPSWCTACYRAGRTGEHFMELAKKGFIQEFCHPNALLTFKEYLLDYAQAETQELGISLISHELERLAEKRRAAVADRLNRIENGERDLYL
- the nhaB gene encoding sodium/proton antiporter NhaB, whose amino-acid sequence is MQQTFLQSLGTNFLGHAPKWYKQVILAFLIINPILMFTAGPQVAGWALIAEFIFTLAMALKCYPLPAGGLLAIEAVVMGLTSTETIYHEALNNFEVILLLIFMVAGIYFMKEFLQFTFTRILVRVHSKIAISLMFCFAGAFLSAFLDALTVTAVIIAVAYSFYNIYHRFASGKTLHCEHDLCSDQAVIEKNRSDLKEFRAFLRNLMMHGAVGTALGGVCTLVGEPQNLLIGGEMGWHFVEFFLEVMPVSMPVLAVGLLTCMTVEKFHLFGYGAKLPGNIRSHLLETAVKMEEKQGQAGKTRLIIQSLTGVWLVVALAFHLAAVGIIGLSVIIFLTSMNGYIEEHQLGKAFEEALPFTALLVVFFSIVAVIHDQEIFHPIIEFVLSMQGHTQLAAYYIANGLLSAISDNVFVATVYISETKLHFIKLLGTLPDIGMSAQALMEKLTDPHLARIDVVAGMPQATATKVLETMHHFDKLAVAINTGTNIPSVATPNGQAAFLFLLTSALAPVIRLSYGRMVMLALPYTITMSLTGLAAVNYFL